One Aegilops tauschii subsp. strangulata cultivar AL8/78 chromosome 7, Aet v6.0, whole genome shotgun sequence genomic window carries:
- the LOC109735232 gene encoding BTB/POZ domain-containing protein At1g55760, protein MSAAGSRVEAAPRLAQWRVDALPCYTYRKSDSFRVGLWNWYLSVERNNKQTCVKLFAELSNSAKNTAPAPIASFVTKLLISFPPNQKIIEHPGILDKPLKHEGFVWTIDSSFTGRFVIEIEFLDLKVADSSGGEPASIWASHQIKQSSDNTALSSLARMLQEGILCDITINADDGSIRAHRAILAARSPVFRSMFSHDLREKELSTVDISDMSLDACRGFLNYIYGDLRSEEFLAHRLALLGAADKYDIADLKEACVESLLEDIDARNVIERLQTGHLYRLQRLKDSCLRFLVDFRKVYEMQDEFSAFLQTADRDLVAEVFQGVLAAWSGR, encoded by the exons ATGAGCGCCGCGGGGTCCCGGGTCGAGGCGGCGCCGCGGCTCGCGCAATGGCGCGTTGACGCGCTCCCCTGCTACACCTACCGCAAGTCCGACTCCTTCCGCGTCGGCCTCTGGAACTG GTACCTGTCTGTGGAAAGAAACAACAAGCAAACTTGCGTTAAGCTCTTTGCAGAGTTGTCAAATTCCGCCAAGAACACAGCCCCAGCACCGATAGCCTCCTTTGTCACGAAACTTCTGATATCCTTTCCTCCAAATCAGAAGATCATAGAGCATCCAG GTATCTTGGACAAGCCTCTGAAACACGAAGGATTTGTGTGGACGATTGATAGTAGTTTTACAGGAAGATTTGTGATTGAGATAGAGTTTCTGGACCTGAAAGTTGCAGATTCATCT GGTGGTGAACCTGCCTCGATCTGGGCCTCGCACCAAATCAAGCAGTCTTCAGACAACACCGCGCTGTCATCCCTCGCAAGGATGCTGCAAGAGGGCATCCTCTGCGACATCACGATCAACGCCGACGACGGCAGCATCAGGGCGCACCGAGCGATCCTGGCCGCCCGCTCGCCCGTCTTCAGGAGCATGTTCTCGCACGACCTCAGGGAGAAGGAGCTCTCCACGGTCGACATCTCCGACATGTCCCTCGACGCGTGCCGAGGCTTCCTCAACTACATCTACGGCGACCTGCGCAGCGAGGAGTTCCTCGCGCACCGGCTGGCCCTCCTCGGCGCCGCCGACAAGTACGACATCGCCGACCTCAAGGAGGCGTGCGTCGAGAGCCTGCTGGAGGACATCGACGCCCGGAACGTGATCGAACGGCTACAGACGGGCCACCTGTACCGGCTGCAGAGGCTCAAGGACAGCTGCCTCAGGTTCCTGGTCGACTTCAGGAAGGTGTACGAGATGCAGGACGAGTTCAGCGCGTTCCTTCAGACGGCGGACAGGGACCTGGTGGCAGAGGTGTTTCAGGGTGTTCTTGCGGCGTGGAGTGGCCGGTGA
- the LOC109735239 gene encoding uncharacterized protein: MAPHDDATAATTSSTQPSSPSAPFPRLPPPGCPAAPPPHLFFTTISKDLFHTVVSDGDDARAVWVKLNDLFTDNKLQRRVFLQQEFFDYHQDDQSIDDYCRRLKTLADELRDIGAKVDDDLLLSMLTAGLNEDFGNAASNLSLIPEPSFPNFVAYLRLEERQMKGVKKRAQHHALAAGTSRGSPPPAAPPAPAPRHQPAPPVPPGFYPLPPAPPAPPAVPQQPQQGGGRRGNRCGGGRKQAQGGPRQQQQQATPPWTYGTNPWTGVVHAYSMPVPRAPAPSILGPRPASHQALFTVRNAAPYSGYDTAPAPAYGGFLPPQVPPLWDPALLAALHSAPSPSSYGGGGDWYMDSGATAHMTTHPVTNLVFVRRLARDNPITVEFDDIGFSVKDARTRMFGRPILALQTDNGKKFDNVAVRNLLASHGTIFRLTCPYTS; the protein is encoded by the exons ATGGCCCCCCACGACgacgccaccgccgccaccacctcaTCGACGCAGCCCAGCAGCCCCAGCGCCCCCTTCCCCAGGCTCCCTCCTCCCGGCTGCCCCGCGGCCCCTCCTCCTCAT TTGTTCTTCACCACCATCTCGAAGGACCTGTTTCACACGGTCGTGAGCGATGGTGATGACGCCCGCGCCGTGTGGGTTAAGCTCAACGACCTCTTCACCGACAACAAACTTCAGCGCCGTGTTTTTTTGCAGCAGGAATTTTTTGACTATCATCAGGATGATCAGTCTATCGATGACTACTGCCGCCGCCTGAAGACGTTGGCGGATGAGCTCCGTGACATTGGCGCCAAGGTTGATGACGACCTCCTCCTCAGCATGCTCACCGCCGGCCTCAACGAGGACTTCGGCAACGCCGCCTCCAACCTCTCCCTCATACCGGAGCCCTCCTTCCCCAATTTCGTGGCATACTTGCGGTTGGAGGAGCGCCAGATGAAGGGGGTCAAGAAGCGCGCGCAGCACcacgccctcgccgccggcaccTCGCGTGGTTCCCCTCCACCGGCCGCCCCGCCCGCGCCTGCGCCCCGTCACCAGCCGGCGCCCCCCGTGCCTCCGGGGTTTTACCCCCTCCCGCCCGCGCCCCCCGCACCACCCGCTGTCCCCCAGCAGCCGCAGCAGGGTGGCGGGCGCCGCGGCAACCGCTGCGGGGGCGGCCGCAAACAAGCGCAAGGGGGGCCtcgtcagcagcagcagcaggccaCCCCGCCCTGGACTTATGGCACCAACCCGTGGACGGGCGTCGTACACGCGTACTCGATGCCGGTTCCTCGGGCTCCCGCTCCGAGCATCCTTGGGCCTCGGCCGGCAAGCCACCAGGCGCTCTTCACCGTGCGGAACGCCGCCCCCTACAGCGGCTACGACACCGCTCCCGCGCCGGCCTACGGAGGGTTTCTCCCTCCCCAGGTGCCACCGCTGTGGGACCCGGCCCTTCTCGCTGCTCTGCACTCCGCCCCGTCACCGAGCTCTTACGGTGGCGGCGGTgactggtacatggactcggGCGCCACCGCTCACATGACTACTCATCCCG TTACCAATCTTGTTTTTGTTCGTCGCCTTGCTCGTGATAACCCTATCACTGTTGAATTTGACGATATCGGCTTTTCTGTGAAGGACGCCCGTACACGGATG TTCGGTCGTCCTATTCTTGCCTTGCAAACTGACAACGGAAAGAAGTTTGACAATGTCGCCGTCCGCAATCTTCTTGCGTCGCACGGCACCATCTTTCGCCTCACTTGCCCCTACACGTCCTAG